Proteins from one Acidobacteriota bacterium genomic window:
- a CDS encoding PadR family transcriptional regulator: MAPATERAASVEAFDSWREQLRRGGLELAILLAVARSPRYGLEIISHLEAFTDLVVTEGTIYPILARLSRDGWLAPEWREEGSHPRKYYRLTNRGQARLTYMTDSWKAFAAKLDRLIVAAQGDGNDAH; encoded by the coding sequence ATGGCACCTGCTACCGAACGGGCAGCGTCGGTCGAGGCATTCGACAGTTGGCGAGAGCAGTTGCGCCGGGGGGGGCTGGAGTTAGCCATTCTCCTGGCTGTGGCTCGGAGCCCTCGCTATGGCCTCGAAATCATCAGTCACCTCGAGGCGTTCACTGATCTTGTCGTCACCGAGGGGACGATCTACCCGATCCTCGCCCGCCTCAGCCGTGACGGCTGGCTGGCGCCCGAATGGCGCGAAGAAGGCTCGCACCCGCGCAAGTACTACCGCCTGACGAACCGCGGACAGGCGCGACTGACGTACATGACCGATTCGTGGAAAGCTTTTGCCGCCAAGCTCGACCGGTTGATCGTGGCGGCGCAAGGAGATGGCAATGACGCTCACTGA
- a CDS encoding M28 family peptidase, which yields MTTLRGGRFLVAIAAAVAAVSSPNAQSSPAAVSPGERWEAAFRALPVAVNIRGYDERMSARPHHVGSPYDKDNAEWMLARFKEWGWDAKIERFDVLFPTPKTRLLEMVTPTRFVAKLEEPTLAVDPTSGQKAEQLPTYNAYSIDGDVTAPLVYVNYGRPVDYEQLERLGVSVKGAIVIARYGASWRGIKPKVAAEHGAVGCLIYSDPRDDGYFGGDVFPEGPMRPRDGVQRGSVMDMPVYPGDPLTPGVGATPEAKRLAVAEARTITRIPVLPISYGDAQPLLAALNGPPAPEDWRGALPITYRIGPGSATVHLKLAFNWDITPIYDVIARLSGSTYPDEWIIRGNHHDAWVNGAGDPVSGISAELEEARALGELRKQGWQPKRTIIYAAWDGEEPALLGSTEWVETHAAELESHAVVYINTDSNGRGYFDMAGSHTLEPFINGVARAVEDPEAKVSAWKRLQAATIEKGTPVERNEARTRDDLRIGALGSGSDFTPFLQHSGVPTLNLGYGGEDNNGIYHSIYDDFYQYTHFEDTDFAYGRLAAQTIGTAVIRLADADILPFDFTRLAETVKAYVDDVQALLKRRQEDVRERNRQIEEGVFAATRDPRRPLAAPVAEAVPPALNFAPLENASTALTAAAGRYKKALAAASSQLAGNTAAIRAVNAKLIQSERQLLDPAGLPHREWYRHLLYAPGYYTGYDVKTLPGVREGIEQKQYDGVDAEIARAAKALAREAALVDAAAADLGRLGPPAR from the coding sequence ATGACAACTCTTCGAGGCGGTCGATTTCTCGTGGCGATCGCGGCAGCCGTGGCCGCCGTATCGAGTCCCAACGCTCAATCCTCGCCGGCGGCGGTATCACCTGGCGAGCGGTGGGAGGCGGCATTCCGCGCGTTGCCGGTGGCGGTCAACATCCGCGGGTACGACGAGCGGATGAGCGCCCGGCCGCATCATGTTGGATCGCCGTACGACAAGGACAACGCCGAGTGGATGCTGGCGCGGTTTAAGGAGTGGGGCTGGGACGCGAAGATCGAGCGGTTCGACGTTCTGTTTCCCACGCCAAAGACGCGGCTGCTGGAGATGGTGACGCCCACCCGGTTCGTCGCCAAGCTTGAAGAACCGACATTGGCGGTGGACCCCACCTCCGGGCAGAAGGCCGAGCAGCTTCCCACGTACAACGCCTACTCGATCGACGGCGATGTCACGGCACCGCTTGTCTACGTCAACTACGGCAGGCCAGTGGACTACGAGCAACTCGAGCGGCTCGGCGTGTCGGTCAAGGGCGCGATTGTCATCGCACGCTATGGCGCGTCATGGCGCGGCATCAAGCCGAAGGTCGCCGCCGAACACGGTGCGGTTGGATGCCTGATCTATTCCGATCCTCGAGACGACGGGTACTTCGGGGGCGACGTGTTCCCGGAAGGACCGATGCGGCCGCGAGACGGCGTGCAGCGCGGAAGCGTGATGGACATGCCCGTCTACCCGGGCGACCCGCTCACGCCGGGCGTCGGCGCCACGCCCGAGGCCAAGCGCCTGGCGGTGGCCGAGGCGCGGACGATCACGCGGATTCCAGTGCTGCCGATCTCCTACGGCGACGCGCAGCCGCTGCTTGCCGCGCTGAACGGCCCGCCGGCGCCAGAGGACTGGCGCGGGGCGCTGCCGATCACGTATCGCATCGGTCCCGGGTCCGCCACCGTTCATCTCAAGCTTGCGTTCAACTGGGACATTACGCCCATCTACGACGTGATCGCGCGGCTGTCCGGCTCCACATACCCCGACGAGTGGATCATCCGGGGCAATCATCACGACGCCTGGGTGAACGGCGCAGGCGACCCGGTCAGCGGCATCTCGGCCGAACTCGAGGAAGCGCGCGCGCTCGGCGAATTGCGCAAGCAAGGGTGGCAGCCGAAGCGGACGATCATCTACGCGGCGTGGGACGGCGAAGAACCCGCGCTGCTCGGTTCCACCGAGTGGGTGGAGACGCACGCCGCCGAACTCGAGTCGCACGCGGTGGTGTACATCAACACCGACAGCAACGGCCGCGGCTATTTCGACATGGCTGGTTCGCACACGCTCGAGCCATTCATCAACGGCGTCGCCCGCGCGGTGGAGGATCCCGAGGCGAAGGTCAGCGCGTGGAAACGCCTGCAGGCGGCCACCATTGAAAAGGGCACTCCCGTGGAACGCAACGAGGCGCGCACGCGCGACGATCTGCGGATTGGCGCGCTCGGCTCCGGTTCGGACTTCACGCCCTTTCTCCAGCACAGCGGCGTCCCCACGCTGAACCTCGGCTACGGCGGCGAGGACAACAACGGCATCTACCATTCGATCTATGACGACTTCTACCAGTACACGCACTTCGAGGACACCGACTTTGCGTATGGCCGGTTGGCCGCGCAGACGATCGGTACGGCTGTCATCCGTCTGGCTGATGCGGACATCCTCCCATTCGACTTCACGCGCCTGGCCGAGACGGTGAAGGCGTACGTCGATGATGTGCAGGCGCTGCTGAAGCGCCGGCAGGAAGACGTGCGCGAACGCAACAGGCAGATCGAGGAGGGCGTGTTTGCCGCCACCCGCGATCCGCGGCGGCCGCTCGCCGCGCCAGTCGCGGAAGCCGTGCCGCCAGCGCTGAACTTCGCGCCGCTCGAGAACGCGTCCACCGCGCTGACCGCGGCGGCGGGGCGATACAAGAAGGCGCTCGCGGCCGCGTCCTCACAGCTCGCCGGGAACACCGCGGCGATTCGCGCGGTCAACGCGAAACTGATACAGAGCGAGCGGCAACTCCTGGACCCGGCTGGCCTCCCGCACCGGGAGTGGTATCGCCATCTGCTGTATGCGCCGGGCTATTACACCGGGTACGACGTCAAGACGCTGCCCGGCGTGCGCGAGGGCATCGAGCAGAAGCAGTATGACGGCGTCGATGCCGAGATCGCGCGGGCGGCGAAGGCCCTCGCGCGCGAGGCCGCGCTTGTGGACGCCGCCGCCGCGGACCTCGGGCGACTCGGCCCGCCCGCTCGTTAA
- a CDS encoding cupin domain-containing protein: protein MAITNPMIPPAEALRLQSLVSPTEHGIASRVLAKTSGGNITLFAFDAGQGLTEHTSPFDALVMVLEGALTLTIGGTPVRATPDTIVRMPADVPHALDASEPTRMLLIMLRDLKAA, encoded by the coding sequence ATGGCTATCACGAATCCAATGATTCCGCCAGCCGAGGCGCTGCGGCTTCAGTCGCTCGTCAGCCCCACCGAACACGGAATAGCCAGTCGCGTGCTGGCGAAGACCAGCGGCGGCAACATCACCCTCTTTGCGTTCGACGCGGGGCAGGGGCTCACCGAGCACACGTCGCCATTTGATGCGCTCGTGATGGTCCTCGAAGGCGCGCTCACTCTGACAATCGGCGGCACGCCCGTCCGGGCGACGCCGGACACCATCGTGCGCATGCCCGCAGACGTTCCACACGCGCTTGATGCATCAGAGCCAACGCGAATGCTGCTCATCATGTTGCGGGATCTCAAGGCGGCGTGA
- the fumC gene encoding class II fumarate hydratase, protein MSNKQPSTAEDPVKTRAETDSMGDIAVPADKYWGAQTQRSFENFKIGTERMPLPLIRALGVQKKAAALANMELGILDTTLGTAIAAAAQEVMDGALNDHFPLVVWQTGSGTQTNMNANEVIANRAIEILGGRLGSRSPVHPNDHVNLGQSSNDSFPTAMHISAVEELDHELIPALEHLQNELQGKAVAFKDIVKIGRTHLQDATPVTLGQEFSGYATQVKYGIARVESCLPRLSQLAQGGTAVGTGLNCTNGFAELFATHVSRITALPFTTAENKFEAMAAHDAIVEASGSLNTLACSLMKIANDIRLLASGPRCAIGEIHLPENEPGSSIMPGKVNPTQAEAMTMVCAQVIGNHTTISIAGSNGHLELNVFKPVMIYSLLQSIRLLADACRSFADHCIAGIEVNQERIDELLGRSLMLVTALSPVIGYDNAARIAKAAHHGGKTLKEAALELGLLTAEQFDRAVRPEEMIGPKD, encoded by the coding sequence ATGTCGAACAAACAACCCTCGACAGCAGAGGACCCGGTGAAAACCCGCGCCGAAACCGATTCCATGGGAGACATCGCCGTTCCCGCCGACAAGTACTGGGGCGCGCAGACGCAACGGTCCTTTGAGAACTTCAAGATCGGGACCGAGCGGATGCCGTTGCCTCTCATCCGGGCGTTGGGCGTGCAGAAGAAGGCAGCCGCCCTCGCCAACATGGAACTGGGCATTCTCGACACGACCCTCGGGACGGCCATCGCGGCGGCCGCGCAGGAGGTGATGGACGGCGCCCTGAACGACCACTTCCCGCTCGTCGTCTGGCAGACAGGCTCAGGCACCCAGACCAACATGAATGCCAACGAAGTGATTGCCAATCGCGCCATCGAGATTCTGGGCGGGCGACTCGGTTCCAGGTCACCTGTCCATCCCAACGACCACGTGAACCTGGGGCAATCCTCGAACGATTCATTTCCGACGGCGATGCATATTTCCGCCGTCGAGGAGTTGGACCACGAGTTGATCCCCGCGTTGGAGCACTTGCAAAACGAGCTGCAAGGCAAGGCCGTCGCGTTCAAGGACATCGTGAAGATCGGCCGCACACATCTTCAGGACGCGACGCCGGTGACGCTGGGCCAGGAGTTTTCCGGCTACGCGACCCAGGTCAAGTACGGCATCGCCCGAGTCGAGTCTTGCCTGCCACGTCTATCCCAGCTCGCGCAGGGGGGAACGGCGGTCGGCACCGGGTTGAACTGCACGAACGGCTTTGCGGAGCTGTTTGCCACACATGTCTCCCGGATTACGGCGCTCCCCTTCACCACCGCCGAGAACAAGTTCGAGGCCATGGCCGCCCACGACGCCATTGTGGAAGCCTCCGGCAGCTTGAACACCCTGGCGTGCTCCCTCATGAAGATTGCGAACGACATCCGGCTGCTGGCGTCGGGCCCGCGCTGCGCGATCGGCGAAATTCACCTGCCGGAGAACGAACCCGGCTCGTCCATCATGCCGGGCAAGGTGAATCCGACACAGGCCGAGGCCATGACCATGGTCTGCGCGCAGGTGATCGGAAACCACACAACGATCTCAATTGCCGGCAGCAACGGCCACCTGGAACTCAATGTCTTCAAGCCCGTCATGATTTACAGCCTGTTGCAGTCGATCCGCCTGCTGGCCGACGCCTGCCGCAGCTTCGCAGACCACTGCATCGCGGGCATCGAGGTCAACCAGGAGCGCATCGACGAACTGCTGGGCCGCAGTTTGATGCTGGTGACGGCGCTCAGCCCTGTCATCGGCTACGACAACGCCGCCAGAATCGCCAAAGCGGCGCACCACGGCGGCAAGACGCTGAAGGAAGCCGCTCTCGAGCTGGGATTGCTGACAGCAGAGCAATTCGACAGAGCCGTTCGCCCTGAGGAAATGATCGGGCCGAAGGATTAA
- a CDS encoding penicillin-insensitive murein endopeptidase codes for MPTSVTLIAGLWLMAWSPSGGVPQFGSAGIAGPSGLHAAAGPARENPAALLDLTDEELKQRVESDLPSLGSLSIGTPSGAILINAVNLSEGPGLAIAPSADTWGTSETIAGIQTAVNKVHELFPDAQSIVVGDLSYADGGRMKRHGSHQAGRDADLGFYYAGGQRKWFEVGTAANLDLPKNWALVRALVTCTDVEAIFLDTRIQKLLYKYALSISEDKDWLDRIFQFSRGSRNAIISHVPLHRTHYHVRFYNPVAQELGRRAFPYLVEAKIVRPPVSTVRHVVQPGQTLGHLAARYGTSIRAIQQANGLTTTQLRAGRAYRIPVRAAAPPIAPIVVPLRMLPTQTPAAMAAAEWPTMLSLYGDRLGALMEFPILWPAAFPRF; via the coding sequence ATGCCGACATCTGTCACTCTGATCGCCGGGCTCTGGCTGATGGCCTGGTCGCCTTCGGGCGGCGTTCCCCAATTTGGATCGGCGGGGATTGCCGGGCCGTCAGGTCTGCACGCGGCGGCCGGTCCCGCGCGCGAGAACCCGGCGGCGCTGCTCGACCTGACAGACGAGGAATTGAAGCAGCGGGTCGAGTCCGATCTGCCTTCCCTGGGTTCGTTGAGCATCGGCACGCCGTCGGGCGCCATCCTGATCAACGCCGTGAATCTGTCGGAAGGGCCCGGCCTGGCGATTGCACCGTCCGCCGACACATGGGGCACCTCGGAGACGATTGCCGGCATCCAAACGGCCGTCAACAAGGTCCACGAACTGTTCCCAGACGCCCAGTCAATTGTGGTCGGCGATCTCAGTTATGCCGATGGCGGGCGCATGAAGCGCCACGGGTCGCATCAGGCCGGACGGGACGCCGACCTCGGGTTCTACTACGCGGGCGGGCAGCGGAAGTGGTTCGAAGTCGGTACGGCCGCCAATCTGGACTTGCCGAAGAACTGGGCGCTGGTCAGGGCGCTGGTCACCTGCACGGATGTCGAAGCCATCTTCCTCGACACGCGAATCCAGAAACTGCTCTACAAGTATGCGTTGAGCATCTCTGAAGACAAGGACTGGCTCGATCGCATCTTTCAGTTCTCGCGAGGGTCCAGAAACGCCATCATCAGCCACGTTCCGCTCCACCGGACGCACTATCACGTCAGGTTCTACAATCCGGTGGCCCAGGAGCTTGGGCGGAGGGCGTTTCCGTACCTGGTTGAAGCCAAGATTGTCCGGCCGCCGGTATCCACAGTGCGGCACGTGGTCCAACCCGGCCAGACGCTCGGACATCTGGCGGCCCGGTACGGCACCTCGATCCGGGCTATCCAGCAGGCCAATGGGCTGACCACGACACAACTTCGTGCCGGACGGGCATACCGCATTCCTGTGCGGGCTGCGGCTCCGCCGATCGCGCCGATTGTGGTCCCGCTCCGCATGCTGCCCACGCAGACACCGGCGGCGATGGCCGCCGCCGAGTGGCCAACCATGCTCTCGCTGTACGGGGACCGCCTGGGCGCGTTGATGGAGTTCCCGATCCTCTGGCCGGCCGCGTTTCCCCGATTCTGA
- a CDS encoding MFS transporter, with protein MADAPVPTQSALRTALAGLIGNVLEWFDFAVYGYFASDIGKQFFTQSSHTAQQFLTFGTFALGFLARPIGSLVLGRIGDRIGRRALLTLSIALMGSATLILGLLPTYDQIGVAAPLLLVSMRLIQGFSLGGEFTGSMVYTTEGSSPLMRGLVSSSTAAGTTIGFILGSGTAWLVNASLPPDQVTTWGWRIPFVGSVVFLIVGYLLRRGIIETAEGLKARMIRPKLLPSLLGDWLPIIQTFGIVAMTNAAYYLTFTYAVERRKSLATAHGSEFLLANTLTLVVVLLSKPLGGWLSDKIGRRRQMILLTVAVMALIYPALQMMLYGTPGAFIVGQLLVAVPIGMALGMQGAMVVEIFPLRSRVTSMSFAYSITLALAGGSAPLVSAWLIETLGHPLAPAYYIMLYGAIGLAIMWPMSETNTRRLDE; from the coding sequence ATGGCAGACGCACCAGTTCCCACACAATCAGCACTGCGCACCGCACTCGCCGGACTGATCGGCAACGTGCTCGAGTGGTTTGATTTTGCCGTCTACGGCTACTTCGCAAGCGACATCGGCAAGCAGTTCTTCACGCAGTCGAGCCACACCGCCCAGCAGTTTCTGACCTTCGGCACCTTTGCGCTCGGCTTTCTCGCGCGGCCAATCGGCAGCCTCGTGCTGGGCCGGATCGGCGATCGCATCGGCCGCCGGGCACTGCTGACGCTCTCGATTGCGCTGATGGGCTCTGCCACGCTCATCCTTGGCCTGCTGCCGACCTACGATCAGATTGGCGTGGCGGCCCCGCTCCTGCTGGTGTCGATGCGGCTCATCCAGGGCTTCTCGCTTGGCGGCGAGTTCACCGGATCGATGGTTTATACCACCGAGGGATCGTCGCCTCTGATGCGCGGCCTCGTTAGCAGTTCGACGGCCGCCGGCACCACGATCGGCTTCATTCTCGGATCGGGGACGGCGTGGCTCGTAAACGCGTCGCTGCCACCCGATCAGGTCACCACCTGGGGCTGGCGCATTCCGTTTGTCGGGAGCGTCGTGTTCCTGATTGTCGGATATCTGCTGCGGCGCGGCATCATCGAAACAGCGGAAGGTCTCAAGGCCAGGATGATCCGGCCGAAGCTCCTGCCTTCGCTCCTGGGCGACTGGCTGCCCATCATCCAGACGTTCGGCATTGTGGCGATGACCAACGCGGCGTACTACCTGACGTTTACGTACGCGGTGGAACGGCGGAAGAGCCTGGCCACGGCACACGGCTCGGAGTTTCTGCTGGCGAACACCCTCACCCTGGTCGTGGTACTTCTGTCGAAGCCGCTGGGCGGCTGGCTGTCCGACAAGATCGGGCGCCGGCGGCAGATGATACTGCTCACGGTCGCGGTGATGGCGCTGATCTACCCCGCGCTCCAGATGATGCTCTACGGCACCCCCGGTGCGTTCATCGTCGGGCAGCTCTTGGTCGCGGTGCCGATTGGCATGGCGCTGGGCATGCAGGGAGCGATGGTGGTGGAGATCTTTCCCCTGCGCTCGCGCGTGACATCGATGAGCTTCGCGTACAGCATCACGCTGGCGCTCGCCGGCGGCAGCGCGCCGCTCGTATCAGCATGGCTCATCGAGACGCTTGGCCACCCCCTCGCGCCGGCGTACTACATCATGCTGTACGGCGCGATCGGCCTGGCCATCATGTGGCCGATGTCGGAAACCAACACGCGCCGCCTGGACGAGTAG
- a CDS encoding thioredoxin family protein: MHGRHWSCPDRFCQLSLAAPVLMCVVLLLSAACGPKAPPATTPSPAPPTGAASARPPAQPVPSPPTAAQPGAAPAATPLATKPRPPAPPPLLGHLSRASLKAYESWKPLFAAAPYVPDETAVAAIKSGAQDVTVLLIMATWCPDSKRELPRYFTVMDAAGVSDSTLTMVGVDRTKKDSEGLTEKWGITRVPTFVFFRGGQELGRVVERVPAGSTLEAEIAKVLGPK, translated from the coding sequence GTGCACGGACGTCATTGGTCTTGTCCTGATCGCTTCTGCCAGCTCTCGCTGGCCGCCCCGGTTCTAATGTGCGTCGTGTTGTTGCTGTCGGCGGCATGCGGACCCAAAGCGCCGCCTGCCACCACGCCGTCGCCGGCACCGCCGACAGGTGCCGCATCCGCGAGGCCGCCGGCCCAGCCCGTACCATCTCCTCCCACCGCGGCACAGCCAGGCGCAGCCCCGGCAGCAACGCCGCTGGCAACAAAACCGAGGCCACCCGCTCCGCCGCCGCTGCTCGGCCACCTCTCGCGCGCCAGTCTCAAGGCGTATGAATCATGGAAGCCGCTGTTCGCGGCAGCACCATACGTACCCGACGAAACAGCCGTCGCCGCCATCAAGTCGGGCGCACAAGACGTCACGGTGCTGCTCATTATGGCCACCTGGTGCCCGGACAGCAAACGTGAGTTGCCGCGCTACTTCACGGTCATGGACGCGGCCGGCGTCTCCGATTCAACGTTGACCATGGTTGGGGTGGATCGGACAAAGAAAGACAGCGAAGGGCTCACTGAAAAGTGGGGCATCACGCGGGTGCCGACGTTCGTGTTCTTCCGTGGCGGACAGGAGCTCGGGCGTGTCGTCGAACGCGTTCCCGCCGGCAGCACACTCGAAGCCGAAATCGCCAAAGTGCTCGGGCCGAAGTAG